The following coding sequences are from one Enterococcus sp. 4G2_DIV0659 window:
- a CDS encoding diaminopimelate dehydrogenase, with amino-acid sequence MIRVAIIGYGNLGRGVERGIKQNKDMALVGIFTRRAPETVQTEGGQAFTMEELKSKKKDIDVCILCGGSATDLPMQTPEWTHLFNTVDSFDTHAKIPEHFAKVNQVAKENQTTSIISTGWDPGLFSLNRLYAQSILPDGQTNTFWGKGVSQGHSDALRRIEGVIDAVQYTIPNNEIIEKLKAGESLQMTTRDKHFRECYVVLEEERDSEKIREEIVSMPNYFADYDTKVHFISQDELDQNHKAMPHGGTVLHTGTTHESTKQVIEYKLQLESNPEFTASVLVAYARACVRLAKEKQFGAYTVLDIAPKYLSDRTDEELRAELL; translated from the coding sequence ATGATAAGAGTAGCAATTATCGGGTATGGGAACCTGGGACGTGGTGTTGAACGTGGGATTAAACAAAATAAAGATATGGCATTAGTAGGTATCTTTACAAGAAGAGCACCTGAAACGGTTCAAACAGAAGGCGGACAAGCGTTTACCATGGAGGAACTTAAGTCTAAAAAAAAGGATATCGATGTATGTATTTTATGCGGCGGCTCTGCGACAGATTTACCAATGCAAACGCCAGAATGGACGCATTTATTTAATACAGTGGACAGTTTCGATACACATGCAAAAATTCCCGAGCACTTTGCTAAAGTTAATCAAGTGGCGAAAGAAAATCAAACTACATCAATTATCTCAACAGGATGGGATCCTGGTCTATTTAGTTTGAATCGATTGTACGCACAAAGTATTTTACCAGATGGACAGACCAATACTTTTTGGGGCAAAGGAGTTAGTCAAGGACATTCGGATGCTTTAAGACGAATTGAAGGTGTGATAGATGCTGTTCAATACACAATACCCAATAATGAAATTATTGAGAAGCTCAAAGCAGGGGAATCATTACAGATGACGACCCGTGATAAGCATTTTAGAGAATGCTACGTAGTTCTTGAAGAGGAAAGGGATTCAGAAAAAATTCGTGAAGAAATAGTTTCTATGCCTAATTATTTTGCTGACTATGATACAAAAGTCCATTTTATTTCTCAAGATGAGTTGGATCAAAATCATAAAGCAATGCCTCATGGGGGAACGGTCCTTCACACTGGAACCACTCATGAATCGACCAAGCAAGTGATTGAATATAAATTACAATTAGAAAGTAATCCAGAATTTACTGCAAGTGTCTTAGTTGCTTATGCTAGAGCTTGTGTTCGTTTAGCTAAGGAAAAGCAATTTGGGGCGTATACTGTTTTAGATATTGCACCTAAGTATTTGTCTGACCGCACAGATGAGGAATTAAGGGCAGAATTGTTGTAA
- the thiT gene encoding energy-coupled thiamine transporter ThiT, with amino-acid sequence MHRKAELQIWIEGTIVAAIAMVLSFIPTNIGSSFSISLGMVPITLYALRRGTKAGFFSAFIWGLLHFPLAQVYYLTPIQVIIEYILAFGFAGFAGLYSGKLTQAIKNKEYAKSSRIIIYATCLGTLMRYFWHFIAGVVFWGSFALWGMNPWVFSFVMNGLSGGATAIVTSVVLVILLKINPNLFIPTSLRVISPNNEAE; translated from the coding sequence ATGCACAGAAAAGCAGAGTTACAAATTTGGATAGAAGGGACGATCGTGGCTGCAATTGCGATGGTCTTATCATTTATTCCAACGAATATTGGAAGTAGTTTTTCTATCTCACTAGGAATGGTTCCGATCACTCTTTATGCGTTGCGTAGAGGAACAAAAGCAGGATTTTTTTCAGCATTTATTTGGGGACTTCTTCATTTTCCATTGGCCCAAGTTTATTATTTAACCCCTATTCAAGTGATTATTGAGTATATTTTGGCGTTTGGTTTTGCTGGTTTTGCAGGGCTATACAGCGGTAAATTGACACAAGCAATCAAAAATAAAGAATACGCTAAAAGTAGTCGCATAATCATATATGCAACATGTTTAGGTACATTGATGCGTTATTTTTGGCACTTTATTGCAGGGGTAGTTTTTTGGGGAAGTTTCGCTCTTTGGGGTATGAATCCTTGGGTGTTTTCATTTGTGATGAATGGATTAAGCGGTGGAGCAACAGCCATTGTAACGTCTGTTGTATTAGTGATCCTTCTTAAAATCAATCCTAATTTGTTTATTCCTACAAGTTTAAGAGTAATTTCTCCAAACAATGAGGCTGAATAA
- a CDS encoding AI-2E family transporter: MEKKQETRWIKFLGGRNLLFTLVALLLLGLVIFIFHQVGFIFGPIGVVFKTMIGPTILALILYYLFNPLVNWLEKHKIKRVYGVSAIFIILVALIVAGIILVVPILQKQVDGLIRSFPQYMIDINKMVTEFFHNSALEKPLANALASIQKWFDNISDGIGSYFSKAVEGATTVFSTLTGFALVMVTAPIITFFLLKDDKKFFSFILRIVPPRFRDDAKEIGATMSSQVGAYLKGQILVSIAIGILTFIGFWLVKMPYSGTLSIIVGVTAVIPYIGPVIAFIPAAIVALMLSFGMFIKMSIVWMIVQMLNGHLIAPQVMGKRLVVHPLTIIIVLLVMGDLLGMFGLIFGIPIYAITKVLVTYIFRKFKQRYNQFYGDSGEYEDTEFSKEEYLEE, from the coding sequence ATGGAAAAAAAACAAGAAACACGATGGATTAAATTTCTTGGAGGGAGAAATTTATTATTTACACTTGTTGCATTGTTATTACTAGGGCTAGTGATTTTTATTTTTCACCAAGTAGGCTTTATTTTTGGTCCGATTGGTGTTGTTTTTAAAACGATGATTGGTCCAACAATTTTAGCGTTGATTTTATATTATTTATTCAATCCACTTGTTAATTGGTTGGAAAAACACAAAATCAAACGGGTATATGGCGTTTCTGCTATTTTTATTATTTTAGTTGCGTTAATTGTTGCAGGGATTATCTTGGTTGTTCCGATTTTGCAAAAACAAGTAGATGGACTTATTCGAAGCTTTCCTCAATATATGATTGATATAAATAAAATGGTGACAGAATTTTTCCATAACTCTGCACTAGAAAAGCCATTGGCAAATGCTTTAGCTAGTATTCAAAAATGGTTTGATAATATTTCCGATGGGATAGGTAGTTACTTTAGTAAAGCAGTTGAGGGTGCAACAACAGTATTTTCAACGCTGACTGGATTTGCATTGGTCATGGTAACAGCTCCGATTATTACCTTTTTCTTACTGAAAGATGATAAGAAATTTTTCTCTTTTATTTTACGTATTGTACCACCTCGTTTTAGAGATGATGCCAAAGAAATTGGGGCGACTATGAGTAGTCAAGTAGGTGCATACTTAAAAGGGCAAATTTTAGTATCAATTGCCATTGGTATTTTGACGTTTATCGGATTTTGGCTGGTTAAAATGCCTTATTCAGGAACACTATCAATTATTGTTGGTGTAACAGCAGTTATCCCTTATATTGGTCCAGTTATTGCTTTTATACCTGCAGCCATTGTAGCATTGATGCTGTCTTTTGGCATGTTTATTAAAATGTCGATTGTTTGGATGATTGTTCAAATGTTGAACGGGCATTTGATTGCACCCCAAGTAATGGGGAAACGATTGGTGGTTCATCCATTAACGATTATTATCGTATTACTTGTAATGGGAGATTTATTGGGGATGTTTGGATTGATTTTCGGTATTCCAATTTATGCGATCACCAAAGTACTGGTAACGTATATTTTCCGTAAATTTAAGCAACGATATAATCAATTTTATGGTGATAGTGGAGAATATGAGGACACGGAATTTTCAAAAGAAGAATATTTAGAAGAATAA
- the dapA gene encoding 4-hydroxy-tetrahydrodipicolinate synthase has protein sequence MNLKNATIITAMVTPFDESGAIDFAKLPQLVKHLLDTHTEGIILAGTTGESPTLTHDEEIELFNEVIRLVDGRVPIICGVGTNDTRDSVEFVKELSAIRGIDAGLAVVPYYNKPNQEGLYQHFKAIAEASDLPIILYNVPGRTVTSLDIATTLRLAELENIVAIKECFGLDALTELVEKAPKDFLVYTGEDSLAFSNKAIGGQGVMSVASHVFGTEMYTMFQALENGEIKKAASIQRQLLPKMNALFSVPSPAPVKAVLNHLGISVGELRLPLVSCTSEEKAKILSILDL, from the coding sequence ATGAATTTGAAAAATGCAACGATAATTACAGCAATGGTCACACCTTTTGATGAAAGCGGAGCAATCGATTTTGCTAAGCTGCCCCAATTGGTGAAGCATTTGCTTGATACTCACACAGAAGGAATTATTTTGGCTGGGACAACTGGTGAGTCACCAACGCTAACTCATGATGAAGAAATTGAGTTGTTTAATGAAGTGATCCGCTTAGTCGATGGACGTGTGCCGATTATTTGTGGTGTGGGAACCAACGATACACGCGATTCAGTTGAATTTGTAAAAGAACTTTCTGCAATCAGAGGTATTGATGCCGGTCTGGCGGTTGTTCCTTATTACAATAAACCAAATCAAGAAGGATTATATCAACATTTCAAAGCAATCGCTGAAGCAAGTGATTTGCCGATTATTTTATATAATGTACCAGGAAGAACGGTTACAAGCCTTGATATAGCAACGACTTTAAGATTGGCAGAACTTGAAAATATTGTTGCAATTAAAGAATGTTTTGGATTAGATGCACTGACAGAGTTGGTTGAAAAGGCGCCAAAAGACTTTTTAGTGTATACTGGAGAAGATTCCTTAGCTTTTTCAAATAAAGCAATAGGAGGACAAGGGGTCATGTCAGTTGCCAGTCATGTTTTTGGCACGGAGATGTACACTATGTTTCAAGCGTTGGAAAATGGTGAAATCAAAAAAGCAGCTAGCATTCAGCGCCAATTATTACCTAAAATGAATGCTCTGTTTTCAGTCCCATCTCCTGCGCCAGTAAAAGCTGTCTTAAACCATTTAGGCATATCTGTTGGGGAGTTACGCTTACCTCTTGTATCATGTACTTCTGAAGAAAAGGCGAAAATTTTAAGCATATTAGATCTTTGA
- a CDS encoding ribonuclease J, with translation MSTIKIVPLGGVRENGKNMYIAEVEDEIFVLDCGLKYPENELLGIDVVIPDFTYLEENIDRVAGIFLTHGHADAIGALPYLLSKVHVPVFGTELTIELAKLNVGDQAASKDFNDFHVVDAHTEIDFAHATISFFRTTHTIPDSIGINLKTKEGNIVYTGDFKFDQSAIPMYQTDFSRLAEIGKEGVLALLSDSSNAENPTQIVSELQIADEVFDTIRYWEGRIIVACVASNLQRVQQVLDAAFKSNRKVVLTGQDFQRIINTAIKLDKLQLPSEDLIIPAKEMKKYQPDQLVILETGTMGEPIKSLQKMANGVHRVVKIQEGDLVYITTTPTTAMETAVAKTEDIIYRSGGVVKQISDNMRVSGHANQTDLQLMLNLIKPKYFIPVQGEYRQLAAHADLAHELGIPYKNIFITGRGDILEYSKKKMTVAGSTTADNIMIDGIGVGDIGNIVLRDRRILSEDGIFVAVVTINRREKRIVSPAKITSRGFVYVKTSKDLMKESSNIVTEIVEKHLESSDFEWSKLKQDIREQLSRYLFEQTKRRPVILPVIMEATQRKGRKTPN, from the coding sequence GTGAGTACAATTAAAATCGTTCCCTTAGGCGGCGTTCGTGAAAATGGAAAAAATATGTACATCGCAGAAGTGGAAGATGAAATTTTTGTACTGGATTGTGGATTAAAATATCCAGAAAATGAACTACTAGGAATTGATGTGGTGATTCCCGATTTTACGTATTTGGAGGAAAATATTGACCGTGTTGCAGGAATTTTCTTAACACATGGTCATGCCGATGCAATCGGAGCATTACCGTATCTATTATCTAAAGTTCATGTACCAGTATTCGGTACGGAATTAACAATTGAGTTAGCAAAATTAAACGTGGGAGATCAAGCTGCATCCAAAGATTTTAATGATTTTCATGTGGTAGATGCTCATACTGAAATCGATTTTGCTCATGCAACAATCAGTTTTTTCCGAACAACACACACGATTCCAGATTCAATTGGAATCAATCTAAAAACTAAAGAAGGCAATATTGTTTATACTGGAGATTTCAAATTTGATCAAAGCGCAATCCCAATGTATCAAACAGATTTTAGTCGTTTAGCTGAGATCGGTAAAGAAGGCGTTTTAGCACTATTAAGTGATTCTTCAAACGCTGAAAATCCTACACAAATTGTTTCAGAGCTTCAAATTGCTGATGAGGTTTTTGATACGATCCGCTATTGGGAAGGTCGAATCATTGTTGCTTGTGTAGCAAGCAATCTGCAACGTGTCCAACAAGTATTAGATGCAGCGTTTAAATCGAATCGAAAAGTTGTTTTGACAGGACAAGATTTCCAACGAATCATCAATACAGCAATCAAATTGGATAAATTACAATTACCAAGTGAAGACTTGATTATTCCAGCGAAAGAAATGAAAAAATATCAGCCAGATCAATTGGTGATTTTGGAAACCGGTACAATGGGAGAGCCTATCAAGTCATTACAAAAAATGGCTAATGGGGTTCACCGTGTTGTTAAAATTCAAGAAGGTGATTTAGTTTATATCACAACAACTCCAACAACAGCGATGGAAACGGCTGTAGCCAAAACAGAAGATATTATTTATCGTTCTGGCGGGGTTGTAAAACAAATCTCGGATAACATGCGAGTTTCAGGTCATGCCAATCAGACTGACTTACAGTTAATGTTGAATTTAATCAAACCAAAATATTTTATTCCTGTTCAAGGTGAATATCGCCAGCTAGCAGCACATGCTGACCTTGCACATGAGTTAGGCATACCGTATAAAAATATTTTTATTACTGGTCGTGGGGATATCCTTGAATACAGTAAAAAGAAAATGACGGTTGCTGGAAGTACAACTGCTGATAACATTATGATTGATGGAATTGGGGTTGGCGATATTGGAAATATCGTCCTTCGTGATCGTCGGATTTTGTCTGAAGATGGTATTTTTGTGGCTGTCGTGACAATTAATCGTCGTGAAAAACGAATTGTGTCACCAGCTAAAATCACATCAAGAGGGTTTGTTTATGTGAAAACAAGCAAAGACTTGATGAAAGAAAGCAGTAATATTGTGACAGAGATCGTTGAAAAACATCTTGAAAGCAGCGATTTTGAGTGGAGTAAGTTAAAACAAGATATTCGTGAACAATTAAGTCGATACTTGTTTGAACAAACCAAACGTCGTCCAGTCATTCTTCCTGTAATTATGGAAGCAACACAGCGAAAAGGTCGAAAAACACCAAATTAA
- a CDS encoding tyrosine-type recombinase/integrase — protein sequence MVYLGRGENIYKRKDGRWEGRYPKGRKSDGSLHYGYIYSKSYKLVREQLIEKKANWKLSHQLQGNDFAGTFGHWADIWLNKLMIDRLKPSTHTSYSNKFHVHILPYLGNISLKKITAANVDHFVQEISTKLRPSSVHVIFRLLKSCISAAKERGYIYINPCEQTILPRSRKRKVRALTRQEQQAVEKESRKSSKGLPILLALETGMRIGEICALKWSDIDFCSSTLQVSRTKQRVRNTYSTNARTRLIETEPKTTAADRVIPLSDKVKYLLMEEYKRSNSIYVVSNGSRSVEPRTLNYRFEKIKRDIGLTHVSFHSLRHTFATRCVELGGNIASISALLGHTSIKLTLDTYTSSFFEEQQSTIKKLEQL from the coding sequence ATGGTTTATTTGGGTAGAGGAGAAAATATTTATAAACGAAAAGATGGCCGTTGGGAAGGTCGCTATCCAAAAGGGAGAAAATCTGATGGTTCTCTTCATTATGGATATATTTATTCAAAATCTTACAAGTTAGTTCGAGAACAATTGATTGAAAAGAAAGCAAACTGGAAACTTTCGCATCAATTGCAAGGAAATGACTTTGCAGGTACTTTTGGTCATTGGGCAGATATTTGGTTAAACAAGTTAATGATCGACCGATTGAAACCAAGTACACACACTAGTTATAGTAATAAATTTCACGTACATATTTTGCCTTATTTAGGAAATATTTCTTTAAAAAAAATTACTGCAGCAAATGTAGATCATTTCGTTCAAGAGATTTCAACAAAATTACGCCCGAGCTCTGTACATGTTATTTTTCGTTTACTAAAAAGCTGTATTTCTGCCGCAAAGGAACGTGGTTATATCTATATAAATCCTTGCGAACAAACAATTTTACCTAGATCTAGAAAAAGAAAAGTTCGAGCACTGACACGTCAGGAACAGCAAGCGGTTGAAAAAGAAAGTCGTAAATCTTCTAAAGGATTACCCATATTATTAGCTCTGGAAACTGGTATGAGAATTGGTGAAATATGTGCTTTAAAATGGAGTGACATCGATTTTTGTTCTTCAACACTTCAGGTTTCTCGAACAAAACAACGAGTTAGAAATACTTATTCAACCAATGCTCGTACACGTTTAATTGAAACAGAGCCCAAAACTACAGCTGCAGATCGCGTAATTCCGTTGTCAGATAAGGTTAAATATTTATTAATGGAAGAATATAAACGAAGTAATTCTATATATGTTGTTTCAAACGGTTCTCGTTCAGTAGAACCAAGGACACTCAACTATCGTTTTGAAAAAATCAAAAGAGACATAGGTCTGACTCATGTGTCATTTCACTCTTTGAGGCATACGTTTGCGACTCGGTGCGTTGAGTTAGGCGGCAATATTGCATCTATTAGCGCTCTATTAGGTCATACATCTATTAAATTGACGTTAGATACATATACATCATCATTTTTTGAAGAGCAGCAATCAACTATAAAAAAATTAGAGCAACTATAA
- a CDS encoding S-ribosylhomocysteine lyase → MARVESFELDHNTVKAPYVRLAGTEKNGDVLIEKYDLRFLQPNEDELPTAAVHTLEHLLAVNLRDHLEGIIDISPMGCRTGFYMIMWNQHSAKEIRDALVNVLNFIVKTDFVPAVSAKECGNYKDHSLFSAQEYAKIVLEKGISLDPFERVL, encoded by the coding sequence ATGGCACGAGTGGAAAGTTTTGAATTAGATCACAATACAGTTAAAGCCCCTTATGTACGTTTAGCTGGTACGGAAAAAAATGGTGATGTATTAATTGAAAAATATGATTTGCGTTTTTTACAACCCAATGAAGACGAATTACCAACTGCTGCAGTTCATACCTTAGAGCATTTATTAGCAGTAAACTTGCGCGATCATTTGGAAGGAATTATTGATATTTCGCCAATGGGCTGTCGCACAGGTTTTTATATGATTATGTGGAATCAACATTCAGCAAAAGAAATTCGTGATGCTTTAGTGAACGTCTTGAACTTTATTGTTAAGACAGATTTTGTTCCTGCAGTATCTGCGAAAGAATGTGGAAATTATAAAGATCATTCTTTATTTTCTGCACAAGAATATGCGAAGATCGTTTTAGAGAAAGGGATTAGTTTAGATCCTTTTGAACGAGTACTTTAA
- a CDS encoding alpha-keto acid decarboxylase family protein → MISLYTVADYLLDRLKEIGIDDIFGVPGDYNLKFLDRITASKELNWVGNANELNAAYMADGYARTKGIAAFVTTFGVGELSAVNGLAGSYAENVPVIEIIGSPTTSVQKDKKLVHHTLGDGDFLRFERMHEEVTGAIAHLTTENATAEIDRVLTVAMTQKLPVYINLPIDIAEIVVSKPISPLLGQPEQLTEIETTLLNSIEKALNQSENPVVITGHEILSYGLEQILDSFIQKFNLPIATLPFGKGSFNEEDPHFLGTYSGSTTSEPLKKRIDTADLVLLLGVKLTDSATSGFSYGFTEDQIISVGCTEVNVYGKKQDGIQLNSLLSALSTLHYPGFSGEIIAVKRSPEQINTKKKLTQKQFWNMVETFLVQGDTVIGEQGTSFFGLTNVPLKKEMHFIGQPLWGSIGYTFPATLGSQIANKNSRHLLFIGDGSLQLTVQELGTAIREQLIPIIFVINNNGYTVEREIHGATEAYNDIPMWDYQHLPYVFGGTKQRVATYKVTTEAELEQAMQMAKKDTKRLQWLEVVMDQEDAPELLKKLAKIFAKQNS, encoded by the coding sequence ATGATTAGTTTGTATACTGTAGCAGATTATTTGCTAGATCGTTTAAAAGAAATAGGCATTGATGATATATTTGGTGTTCCTGGAGATTATAATTTGAAGTTTTTGGATCGAATTACAGCCAGCAAAGAGTTAAATTGGGTCGGTAATGCAAACGAACTAAATGCTGCTTACATGGCAGATGGTTACGCTCGAACAAAAGGTATTGCAGCTTTTGTTACAACATTCGGTGTTGGTGAATTAAGTGCTGTCAATGGTTTAGCTGGAAGTTATGCAGAAAATGTTCCCGTTATTGAAATTATTGGCTCACCAACAACAAGTGTTCAAAAGGATAAAAAATTAGTCCATCATACATTGGGTGATGGCGACTTTTTGCGTTTCGAACGTATGCATGAAGAAGTGACTGGCGCAATCGCTCACTTAACTACTGAAAATGCCACAGCAGAAATTGATCGGGTATTGACCGTAGCCATGACTCAAAAACTGCCTGTTTACATTAATTTGCCAATTGACATAGCTGAAATTGTCGTTTCTAAACCAATCTCTCCACTACTTGGTCAGCCAGAACAATTAACAGAAATCGAAACGACACTTTTAAATTCTATTGAAAAAGCTTTAAATCAATCAGAAAATCCCGTTGTTATCACCGGTCACGAAATTTTAAGTTACGGTCTTGAGCAAATATTAGACAGCTTCATTCAAAAATTTAATTTACCTATTGCTACCTTACCTTTCGGAAAAGGATCATTTAATGAAGAAGATCCTCATTTTTTAGGTACTTATTCTGGTTCGACAACATCGGAACCCTTAAAAAAACGGATTGATACAGCCGACCTTGTTTTACTTTTAGGTGTAAAACTAACAGATTCAGCAACTTCGGGCTTTAGTTACGGTTTTACGGAAGATCAAATAATTTCAGTTGGATGTACCGAGGTAAATGTTTACGGAAAAAAACAAGATGGAATTCAACTCAATTCGCTCCTTTCTGCACTATCAACTCTTCATTATCCTGGTTTTTCTGGCGAAATCATTGCTGTAAAACGATCACCTGAACAAATTAATACAAAGAAAAAATTAACGCAAAAACAATTCTGGAACATGGTAGAAACGTTTCTTGTTCAAGGAGATACCGTAATTGGTGAACAAGGGACTTCATTTTTTGGACTGACAAATGTTCCCTTAAAAAAAGAGATGCATTTTATCGGTCAGCCATTATGGGGATCAATTGGCTATACTTTCCCAGCAACGTTAGGCAGCCAAATCGCTAACAAAAATAGTCGTCATCTACTCTTTATTGGTGATGGCTCCTTACAATTAACAGTTCAAGAATTAGGAACAGCAATCAGAGAACAATTGATACCAATCATTTTTGTCATTAACAATAACGGCTATACTGTGGAACGGGAAATTCATGGTGCTACAGAGGCTTACAATGATATTCCAATGTGGGACTATCAACATCTACCTTATGTATTCGGTGGTACCAAGCAACGTGTGGCCACTTACAAAGTCACTACAGAAGCTGAACTTGAACAAGCTATGCAGATGGCCAAAAAGGATACCAAACGATTACAATGGCTTGAAGTTGTAATGGATCAAGAAGATGCTCCAGAATTATTAAAAAAACTAGCGAAAATCTTTGCAAAACAAAATTCTTAA
- a CDS encoding aspartate-semialdehyde dehydrogenase, with the protein MKKMYNVAVVGATGAVGTKMIEMLAETSLPINQVKLLASKRSAGKEVMFKGKTLVIEELVSESFKDVDIALFSAGGSISKQFAPEAVKRGAVVVDNTSHFRMDPEVPLVVPEVNPQALKRHKGIIANPNCSTIQMMVALEPIRQTYGLDRLIVSTYQAVSGAGINAMNELKSQSLAYINGTPAEKLEADILPCGGDKKHYPIAFNALPQIDVFSDADYTYEEWKMINETKKIMEDDSIKVVATCVRIPVLSGHSESIYIEVKKDGSDVNKIKQLMSDAPGVVLQDDPSQQLYPQALTSIDRKETFVGRIRQDIDIDKGYHMWVVSDNLLKGAAWNSVQIAETLHEMDLL; encoded by the coding sequence ATGAAAAAAATGTATAATGTTGCCGTGGTAGGCGCAACGGGTGCTGTTGGCACAAAAATGATCGAAATGTTGGCAGAAACGTCATTACCGATCAATCAAGTGAAACTATTAGCTTCAAAACGCTCTGCGGGAAAAGAAGTAATGTTTAAGGGGAAAACACTTGTAATCGAAGAATTAGTATCTGAATCATTTAAGGATGTAGATATTGCATTGTTCAGTGCTGGAGGTAGTATTTCAAAACAATTTGCACCAGAGGCCGTCAAACGTGGTGCAGTCGTGGTAGATAATACGAGTCATTTCAGAATGGACCCAGAAGTGCCTCTAGTCGTGCCAGAAGTCAATCCACAAGCATTAAAAAGGCATAAAGGAATTATCGCTAATCCGAATTGCTCAACGATTCAAATGATGGTGGCGCTTGAACCAATCCGTCAGACTTATGGATTAGATCGTTTGATTGTTTCAACCTATCAAGCAGTTAGTGGAGCAGGGATTAATGCAATGAATGAGCTAAAATCACAATCACTGGCTTATATCAATGGCACGCCGGCAGAAAAATTAGAGGCAGATATATTGCCTTGTGGCGGAGATAAAAAACATTATCCAATTGCATTTAATGCATTGCCGCAAATTGATGTATTTTCAGATGCTGACTATACTTATGAAGAATGGAAAATGATTAACGAAACCAAAAAAATCATGGAAGACGATAGTATCAAAGTTGTGGCGACATGTGTTCGGATTCCTGTGTTATCTGGTCACTCTGAATCAATTTATATTGAAGTGAAAAAAGACGGCTCTGACGTCAACAAAATCAAGCAATTGATGTCAGATGCACCAGGGGTAGTTTTACAAGATGATCCAAGTCAACAACTTTATCCTCAAGCATTGACAAGTATTGACCGCAAAGAAACCTTTGTAGGAAGAATTCGTCAAGATATTGACATTGATAAAGGCTATCATATGTGGGTTGTTTCAGATAACTTGTTAAAAGGAGCCGCTTGGAATTCTGTTCAAATTGCTGAAACATTACATGAAATGGATTTACTTTGA
- a CDS encoding phage tail protein gives MSYKVDFKTVSTIGFESSPVAEAMAGLRANEARYYWNKYKHEFITIPASEDPETVAWVEKILAERDMKFPYKPLEVASFEVEGIKMAYLFYENGLAVNVMYTIEEGGKRAVGFKLSDGMEIPAEFEGKFKFARQKSKLAGTIRGSFFVIKGEY, from the coding sequence ATGTCTTACAAAGTTGATTTTAAAACAGTCTCCACTATCGGTTTTGAGTCTTCGCCGGTAGCTGAAGCTATGGCAGGGTTACGTGCAAATGAAGCACGTTATTATTGGAACAAGTATAAACATGAATTCATTACGATTCCTGCAAGTGAAGATCCTGAAACTGTTGCATGGGTTGAAAAAATTTTAGCAGAACGAGATATGAAATTTCCGTATAAACCATTGGAAGTAGCAAGTTTTGAAGTGGAAGGAATCAAAATGGCGTATCTTTTTTATGAAAATGGATTAGCTGTAAATGTGATGTATACGATTGAAGAAGGTGGAAAACGAGCGGTTGGGTTTAAGTTATCGGATGGTATGGAAATTCCTGCCGAGTTTGAAGGGAAATTTAAATTTGCTCGCCAAAAGTCAAAATTAGCTGGGACAATTCGCGGTTCATTTTTTGTTATTAAAGGCGAGTATTAG